A window of Sphingobacterium sp. SRCM116780 contains these coding sequences:
- a CDS encoding pseudouridine synthase: protein MPFSNKRNSRDDKSKNSRSTSENFKPRGDRSKDERSSNFKDNKRPRTSSFGNKDNTDKPYNNDRKSFGGDRPFKKFDGENSDRKRSFDKPFNKDGKSFGGDRPFKKFDGESSDRKRSFDKPFNKDGKSFGGDRPFKKFDGESSGRKRSFDKPFNKEGRAFGGDRPFKKFDGENSDRKRTFDKPFNKEGRAFGGDRPFKKFDGENSDRKRTFDKPFNKEGKSFGGDRPFRKFDNESPDRKGNFDRSDRQYKSSYKKFNNEEDRKESSGEKKYTERPKRSKYSKEDDGTIRLNRYIANSGICSRRKADELIAAGVVSVNGEFVTELGTKVDPAKDDIKYNGERLKREKMVYVLLNKPKDYITTTDDPQERHTVMELVSKATKERIYPVGRLDRNTTGLLLMTNDGNLAEKLSHPRNNISKIYNVELNKNLTQGDFNKIEFGLELEDGFIKPDDLSFVTGASKKEVGIQIHSGKNRIVRRIFESLGYEVIKLDRVVYANLTKKDLPRGRWRYIEERELVQLKHLI, encoded by the coding sequence ATGCCATTCAGCAATAAAAGGAACAGTCGTGATGACAAGTCCAAAAACTCAAGAAGTACCTCAGAAAACTTCAAACCAAGAGGTGATCGTTCAAAGGATGAAAGATCCTCTAATTTCAAAGACAATAAAAGACCGAGAACTTCTTCATTCGGTAATAAAGATAACACAGACAAACCATACAATAACGACAGAAAATCTTTTGGAGGTGATAGACCGTTCAAAAAATTTGATGGGGAAAACTCTGACAGAAAAAGAAGTTTCGACAAACCGTTTAACAAAGATGGTAAATCTTTTGGTGGAGACAGACCGTTCAAAAAATTTGATGGTGAAAGCTCCGATAGAAAGAGAAGTTTCGACAAGCCGTTTAACAAAGATGGTAAATCTTTTGGTGGAGACAGACCATTCAAGAAATTTGATGGGGAAAGCTCAGGCAGAAAAAGAAGTTTCGACAAACCGTTCAACAAAGAAGGTAGAGCTTTCGGAGGAGATAGACCATTCAAGAAGTTTGATGGTGAAAACTCCGATAGAAAAAGAACTTTCGACAAACCGTTCAACAAAGAAGGCAGAGCTTTCGGCGGAGACAGACCGTTCAAGAAATTCGATGGTGAAAACTCCGATAGAAAAAGAACTTTCGACAAACCATTCAACAAAGAAGGTAAATCTTTTGGTGGGGACAGACCGTTCAGAAAATTTGATAATGAAAGCCCTGATAGAAAAGGAAATTTTGACAGATCGGATAGACAGTACAAATCTTCATACAAAAAATTCAATAACGAGGAGGATCGTAAAGAGTCTTCTGGTGAAAAAAAATATACAGAAAGACCTAAACGTTCTAAATATTCAAAAGAAGATGATGGTACAATCCGTTTAAATCGTTACATTGCAAACTCTGGCATATGTTCTAGAAGAAAAGCGGACGAACTGATTGCTGCTGGTGTTGTGAGTGTCAATGGAGAATTCGTGACAGAATTGGGAACAAAAGTTGATCCGGCTAAAGACGATATCAAATATAACGGTGAGCGCTTGAAACGTGAAAAAATGGTTTACGTTTTATTGAATAAACCAAAAGATTATATCACCACTACGGATGATCCTCAAGAACGTCATACGGTCATGGAGTTGGTTTCAAAAGCAACAAAAGAACGTATTTATCCTGTAGGTCGATTAGATAGAAACACCACTGGTTTATTATTAATGACTAATGATGGTAATTTAGCAGAAAAATTATCACATCCTCGTAATAATATCAGCAAGATCTATAACGTAGAATTAAATAAAAATTTAACACAAGGCGATTTCAATAAAATCGAATTTGGTTTGGAGTTAGAAGATGGTTTTATAAAACCTGATGATTTAAGTTTCGTAACGGGTGCAAGTAAAAAAGAAGTTGGTATCCAAATTCATAGTGGTAAAAATCGTATCGTAAGACGTATTTTTGAATCACTAGGCTACGAAGTAATTAAACTTGATCGTGTTGTATATGCTAACTTGACTAAAAAGGATTTACCTAGAGGTCGTTGGAGATATATTGAAGAACGAGAATTAGTTCAATTGAAACATTTAATTTAG
- a CDS encoding LolA family protein, translated as MKKSMSFLVSMLTLVCATSAFAQQDAAAKKILAEVSKKYDSYQSVQANFSFSAVQGANKSAYADAGTLYLDKKNNRYQISMKSQDMISDGKNLYTILKNEKEVQMAEVEKSADAIDPSNIFSFYKTGFKYTLAANEKSGTTVLNVVELSPTDTKKNYSKIKLRINKSTKLIHDATVFDKNGGKYNYTIKTQTANKNLDSSLFTFNKGKYSGYEIVDLR; from the coding sequence ATGAAAAAATCGATGAGCTTTTTGGTTAGCATGTTAACCTTAGTATGCGCGACCTCAGCTTTTGCACAACAAGATGCAGCTGCAAAAAAAATTTTAGCTGAAGTCAGTAAAAAATACGACAGTTATCAGAGTGTGCAAGCAAATTTTTCTTTTTCTGCTGTGCAGGGAGCTAACAAATCTGCATACGCGGATGCTGGTACTCTTTATTTGGATAAGAAAAATAACAGATACCAAATTTCGATGAAAAGTCAAGATATGATATCTGATGGTAAAAACCTCTATACGATCTTAAAGAATGAAAAAGAAGTTCAAATGGCAGAAGTAGAGAAAAGTGCTGATGCCATAGATCCAAGTAATATTTTTAGCTTTTACAAAACTGGATTTAAATATACGTTAGCGGCCAATGAAAAATCTGGAACAACGGTATTAAATGTAGTAGAATTAAGTCCAACGGACACAAAAAAGAATTACTCCAAAATCAAATTGCGCATCAATAAGTCTACAAAACTTATTCACGATGCGACTGTATTTGATAAAAATGGAGGTAAATACAATTATACCATTAAAACACAAACTGCTAACAAAAATTTAGACAGCAGTTTATTTACCTTTAATAAAGGAAAATATAGTGGGTATGAAATAGTGGATTTGAGATAA
- a CDS encoding FtsK/SpoIIIE family DNA translocase, with protein MSNKGNTFRPSSANTSTKRSTKKETPINKKFENKEQSPARDLSEVQQKLIKIFGAFLLLCAVLLGVAFVSYLFTWSEDQSYIASSNGGWGTVMNTADEIDDPDIDLPIVQNKLGKYGALFANQFIYNWFGVASFLFLLVLFVIGYRLLYKKSILPVFRTIIYSFIAIVFISVTLGFFHSFIEKAPHILEGKFGFWTNKLLEAQIGTVGVAGILIFACLTTLILIYNLDLKFSIFDSRKKVEEEFFEEDDDEDDGNYSNTIRKSESIDSEPLVNRRESYTPPPSLNDKFQSGRNSEIKLNEESVIPHKEIILPVNEIQPENKVIIPFDIEDSFNVEQHPNPVVDNSISFTVDEPLELDPVIEVEEHHELEVESLKEEKTITANDLVAQFGQYDPKLDLAGYQHPTLDLLKDYGTGKITINQQELEANKNRIVDTLRNYNIEIEHIKATIGPTVTLYEIIPKPGVRISKIKNLEDDIALSLAALGIRIIAPMPGKGTIGIEVPNSNPEMVSMKSIIATEKFQKTDMDLPIALGKTISNEVYIADLAKMPHLLVAGATGQGKSVGINAILTSLLYKKHPAELKFVLVDPKKVELSLFKKVERHFLAKLPGEEDAIITDTKKVINTLNSLCIEMDQRYDLLKNGHVRNLKEYNAKFVNRRLNPEEGHRFLPFIVLIVDEFADLMMTAGKEVETPIARLAQLARAVGIHLVIATQRPSVNIITGTIKANFPARLAFRVLSKVDSRTILDSGGADQLIGRGDMLLSTGSDLIRIQCAFVDTPEVEMISDFIGGQRGYPSAFMLPEYVDENGDGSGSTDFDFSDRDQLFEEAARLIVMHQQGSTSLIQRKLKLGYNRAGRIIDQLESAGIVGPFEGSKAREVLYPDEYSLEQFLETLRKD; from the coding sequence ATGTCAAATAAAGGAAATACATTTAGACCGTCTAGCGCTAATACATCAACGAAAAGGAGTACAAAAAAGGAAACTCCAATAAATAAAAAGTTCGAAAATAAAGAGCAATCTCCTGCTAGAGATTTATCAGAAGTGCAACAAAAATTAATTAAAATTTTTGGAGCTTTTCTATTGTTATGTGCTGTTTTATTGGGAGTTGCATTTGTCTCCTATTTATTTACATGGTCAGAAGATCAAAGTTATATTGCTTCTTCCAATGGCGGATGGGGCACAGTAATGAATACCGCTGATGAAATAGATGATCCTGACATAGACTTACCTATCGTTCAAAATAAACTAGGAAAATATGGTGCCTTATTTGCAAACCAATTTATTTACAATTGGTTTGGGGTTGCTTCGTTTCTATTCTTATTAGTATTGTTTGTAATTGGATATAGATTATTATATAAAAAATCAATACTACCTGTTTTTCGCACCATCATATATTCATTCATTGCTATTGTATTCATTTCGGTGACATTGGGTTTTTTCCATAGTTTTATAGAAAAGGCACCTCATATCTTAGAAGGAAAGTTTGGTTTTTGGACAAATAAATTATTAGAGGCGCAAATAGGAACTGTAGGTGTAGCTGGAATTTTAATCTTTGCGTGTCTTACAACATTAATTTTAATCTATAACTTGGACTTAAAATTTAGCATTTTTGACTCCAGAAAAAAGGTAGAAGAAGAATTTTTTGAAGAAGATGATGATGAAGACGATGGCAATTATAGTAATACCATTCGTAAATCTGAAAGTATTGACTCGGAACCTTTAGTCAATAGAAGAGAATCTTACACCCCTCCTCCTAGTCTAAATGATAAATTTCAATCTGGTAGAAATAGTGAAATCAAATTAAATGAGGAATCTGTTATTCCACATAAAGAAATCATTTTACCTGTCAACGAAATTCAACCAGAAAACAAAGTAATCATTCCTTTTGACATAGAAGACAGTTTTAACGTTGAGCAACATCCCAATCCTGTAGTAGATAATAGCATCTCTTTTACAGTAGATGAACCGTTAGAATTGGATCCTGTTATCGAAGTAGAAGAGCATCATGAGTTAGAAGTCGAATCGTTAAAAGAGGAAAAAACAATAACAGCGAATGATCTAGTTGCACAGTTTGGTCAATATGACCCTAAACTTGATTTGGCAGGTTACCAACATCCGACATTGGATTTATTAAAAGATTATGGTACTGGAAAAATTACTATTAATCAGCAAGAGTTAGAAGCGAATAAAAATAGAATCGTTGATACCTTAAGAAATTATAACATTGAAATTGAGCACATAAAGGCAACAATTGGCCCTACAGTTACTTTATATGAGATCATTCCGAAACCGGGAGTTCGTATTTCAAAAATTAAAAATTTAGAAGATGATATCGCGCTAAGTTTAGCCGCTTTAGGGATACGTATTATCGCGCCAATGCCAGGGAAAGGTACCATCGGGATTGAGGTACCAAATAGCAACCCTGAAATGGTATCTATGAAATCTATTATTGCTACCGAGAAATTCCAAAAAACAGATATGGATCTTCCTATTGCATTGGGGAAAACAATATCAAATGAAGTATATATTGCAGATTTAGCCAAAATGCCCCACTTACTCGTTGCGGGTGCTACTGGACAAGGTAAATCTGTTGGTATCAACGCTATTTTGACTTCATTACTTTACAAAAAACATCCAGCGGAATTAAAATTCGTATTGGTCGATCCAAAAAAAGTAGAACTTTCATTGTTCAAAAAGGTAGAACGTCACTTTTTAGCGAAGCTACCTGGAGAAGAAGATGCTATTATTACAGATACAAAGAAGGTTATCAATACATTAAATTCTCTTTGTATTGAGATGGATCAACGATATGATTTGTTAAAGAACGGTCATGTTCGTAATTTAAAAGAATATAATGCAAAATTTGTCAATCGCAGATTAAACCCTGAGGAGGGTCATCGATTCTTACCCTTTATAGTTCTTATAGTAGATGAGTTTGCCGACTTGATGATGACGGCTGGTAAAGAAGTAGAAACACCAATTGCACGTTTAGCACAATTAGCTCGTGCAGTAGGTATTCACTTAGTGATTGCCACCCAACGTCCTTCAGTCAATATCATTACAGGAACGATTAAAGCCAATTTCCCGGCTCGTTTGGCATTCCGCGTATTATCTAAAGTAGATTCACGTACTATTTTAGATTCTGGAGGTGCCGATCAGTTAATAGGTCGTGGGGATATGCTTTTATCAACAGGTAGTGATTTGATTCGTATTCAATGTGCATTTGTCGATACCCCTGAAGTAGAAATGATTTCTGACTTTATCGGTGGTCAGCGAGGATATCCTTCGGCATTTATGTTACCGGAATACGTGGATGAGAATGGCGATGGTTCAGGGTCAACAGATTTTGATTTCTCTGACCGAGATCAATTATTTGAAGAAGCTGCACGCCTAATCGTTATGCATCAACAAGGGTCAACCTCTTTAATCCAACGTAAATTGAAGTTGGGCTACAATAGAGCTGGAAGAATAATCGATCAATTGGAATCAGCAGGTATTGTTGGTCCTTTTGAAGGGAGTAAAGCACGTGAAGTACTTTATCCTGATGAATATTCTTTGGAACAGTTTTTAGAAACATTAAGGAAGGATTAA
- a CDS encoding TIGR01212 family radical SAM protein (This family includes YhcC from E. coli K-12, an uncharacterized radical SAM protein.) — translation MSTLLDIGQKPYNHYGSYLKKKYNGQRVYKVIVDGNFTCPNRDGSKGYGGCSYCNVDSFTPESARKLPTIREQVEEGIKRAREGYRADKFVIYFQPNTNTYAPAHFLKTMYDEALAVCPEDTVGLSVGTRPDCIDFEKVALLESYCDRFDVDLEMGMESIYDDTLNRINRGCSHEELQKALKLVENSPLEICVHTIFGFPWETKEMMLKYANEINKHPQIKFVKLHHLHIVEGSIMGVQYKREPFHVFSIDEYCDFLAEFIPLLRPDIVIQRLFGLADQDLLIAPNWGMKKSAIQSYIDKALERKKAIQGSKYLG, via the coding sequence ATGAGCACATTATTAGATATAGGACAAAAGCCATACAATCATTATGGATCTTATTTAAAGAAAAAATATAATGGTCAACGCGTATATAAAGTTATCGTGGATGGAAATTTTACTTGTCCTAATCGCGATGGAAGTAAGGGATATGGCGGTTGTTCGTATTGTAATGTCGATTCATTTACGCCAGAATCAGCTCGTAAATTACCAACCATTCGTGAACAAGTAGAAGAAGGAATTAAAAGAGCTAGGGAAGGTTACCGTGCCGATAAATTTGTCATTTACTTTCAACCGAATACCAACACCTATGCTCCAGCTCATTTTTTAAAAACAATGTATGATGAAGCTTTAGCAGTATGCCCCGAGGATACAGTCGGACTGTCTGTAGGAACACGCCCAGATTGCATCGATTTTGAGAAAGTAGCCTTATTGGAGAGCTATTGTGATCGTTTTGATGTTGATTTGGAGATGGGTATGGAGTCGATCTATGATGATACGTTGAACCGTATAAACCGGGGATGTTCACATGAAGAGTTGCAAAAAGCTTTAAAATTGGTAGAAAATAGTCCTTTGGAAATTTGTGTACATACGATTTTCGGTTTTCCATGGGAAACAAAGGAAATGATGCTGAAATATGCGAATGAAATTAATAAGCATCCTCAAATTAAATTTGTGAAGTTGCATCATTTACATATCGTAGAAGGTTCTATTATGGGAGTTCAGTATAAGCGAGAACCTTTCCATGTATTTTCTATTGATGAATATTGTGATTTTCTGGCCGAATTTATTCCATTATTACGACCAGATATTGTGATTCAGCGTTTATTTGGATTGGCGGATCAAGATCTATTAATTGCACCCAACTGGGGAATGAAGAAATCCGCAATTCAAAGCTATATTGACAAGGCTTTAGAAAGAAAAAAAGCCATTCAAGGCTCTAAATATTTAGGATAA
- a CDS encoding nucleoside triphosphate pyrophosphohydrolase family protein → MTDPKTLTSVAEFHKTFQHPILDTPTIPDEKRSALRVSLIAEELKELEEAIQNNDLVEVADALCDIQYVLSGAVLEFGLKDKFNALFEEVQRSNMSKACQSIEEAEATIKHYKDTKDVESYYKEVDGLFLVFRAEDNKTLKSINYSPADLKSIIEG, encoded by the coding sequence ATGACAGATCCAAAAACGTTAACATCGGTCGCTGAATTTCATAAAACTTTTCAACATCCGATTTTAGATACCCCTACTATTCCTGACGAAAAAAGAAGTGCATTACGTGTATCTCTGATTGCCGAAGAATTAAAAGAACTAGAAGAAGCAATTCAAAATAATGATCTTGTAGAGGTAGCAGATGCCTTGTGTGACATTCAATATGTATTATCAGGTGCTGTTCTTGAATTTGGCTTAAAAGACAAATTCAACGCCTTATTTGAAGAGGTACAACGTTCAAATATGAGCAAAGCTTGTCAATCGATAGAAGAGGCAGAAGCAACGATAAAACATTATAAAGATACAAAGGATGTGGAGAGTTATTATAAAGAAGTGGATGGGCTATTTTTAGTCTTCAGAGCTGAAGATAATAAAACACTGAAATCCATTAATTATTCTCCGGCTGATTTAAAATCAATCATAGAAGGATAA
- a CDS encoding lytic transglycosylase domain-containing protein, with translation MLSKLYSNPNRIARGGDKIITVIAPNNLSREGDEKEKNDDDDNSHYLSSLTFANDTLPINRPNVESKLLRYFKNFSFKKRGSYSLHKKAEAYLPKIEKILASYNIPEDFKYIPLVESGLDRGVVSSKGAGGYWQFMPATARLYGLKVNGSVDERLDLVKSTHAAAKYIKSLYKEFGNWTLVAAAYNVGGGSLKGTIRRQKEDSYYDLKLNNETGSYVYKLISMKEIIENPQKHGYTRYANRVDKDEDNSKENLL, from the coding sequence GTGTTGTCAAAATTGTACTCAAACCCAAACAGAATTGCTAGAGGTGGTGATAAGATCATTACTGTGATAGCGCCGAATAATCTTTCGCGTGAGGGAGATGAAAAGGAAAAAAATGATGATGACGACAATAGTCATTATTTAAGTTCATTAACATTTGCAAATGATACACTACCTATTAATAGGCCCAATGTAGAAAGCAAATTGTTAAGATATTTTAAAAATTTCTCTTTTAAGAAAAGAGGTTCTTACAGTCTACATAAAAAAGCAGAAGCCTATCTGCCTAAGATTGAAAAGATTTTAGCATCTTATAATATTCCTGAAGACTTCAAGTACATCCCATTAGTAGAAAGTGGATTGGATCGCGGTGTGGTTTCTTCTAAAGGAGCTGGAGGTTACTGGCAATTTATGCCTGCTACAGCGAGATTATACGGATTGAAAGTAAATGGTAGCGTTGATGAAAGATTAGACTTGGTTAAATCAACTCATGCCGCTGCTAAATACATTAAATCACTGTATAAGGAGTTTGGAAATTGGACCCTGGTTGCTGCAGCCTATAATGTAGGAGGGGGAAGCCTAAAAGGAACAATCAGACGCCAAAAAGAAGATAGTTATTACGATTTGAAATTAAATAATGAGACAGGTTCATATGTCTATAAATTAATTTCAATGAAGGAAATTATCGAAAATCCACAGAAGCATGGTTATACACGCTATGCTAATCGAGTAGATAAAGACGAAGATAATTCAAAAGAAAATTTACTATAA